The Sphingomonas sp. HF-S4 sequence ACATCTCGCGCTGGAGCGGGATCAGCCCGGCGAGGGTGAGCGGCGCCTGCTGGTAGAAGAAGGCGGGCAGGAAGGTGAGGAAATAGGTGGCGATGCTCACCGTGCCGAGCAGCAGCAGCCCGGGGATCGTGGCGAGGCCGGGCCAATGCGGCTGGCCCTTGCCCGACAGCGCCGAAAGCAGCGGGCGCTTCGCCAGCCGGGCATCGCGCAGGCGGAGCAGGATAAAAGCGAGCCCAGCGAGTGCGACATAGGGGATCGCCGCCCATTTGGTGCCGACGGCGAGGCCGAGCAGCACCGCGGCACCGGTCCAGCGGCGCTTCACCTGGCCCGGCGTGCCGCGCATCGCCCAGAGCATTACCACCAGCGCCCAGAGCAGGAACGCGCCGAGGAACACGTCGAGCATCGCCGTGCGCGCCTGAATGTAGAGCGTCTGGTTGAGCGCGGTCAGCGCCGCCGCGACGAGTGCGGGGCGCATCGATCCGAGCAGCAACCAGACGAACGCGAAGGCGGCAAGCACGGTCGCGGTGCCGGCCAGCGACGTGAAGGCGCGCCAGCCGATCGGATTGTCGCCGAAGATCATGATCCCTGCGCCGATAAGCTCTTTGCCGAGCAAGGGGTGCTCGATGTTACGCGGGCCTTCGAGATCGAGCAGCGCGCGGGCAGCGGGGACGTAATGAACCTCGTCGAACATGATCCGGCTAGGGCGATCGATGTGCACGCTGAACAGCGTTTGCGCCGCCAGCCCCAGCAGCAGCGCGACGAGATACGGGCGGGTGCGGAGAGCCTTGAGGCGAGCGAGCATGAAGGGGTGGTAGCGTGTTGCTCCCTTGCCCGAAAGGGAGGGAGAGGTTGACGCGGGGCCTTTGCCCCCGGCAAAGCGAGATCATGAAACGTCGTACCGGTCAGGACCGCAGCGTCACGCGCAACTGGAAGCCCGCAACGCAGGCGATCCGCGGCGGGACGATGCGATCGGAGTTCGGCGAGACCAGCGAGGCGCTCTTCCTTTCCTCGGGCTATGCCTATGACTGCGCGGGCGACGCCGCGGCGCGGTTCGCCGGCGAGCAGGAGGGCATGACCTATTCGCGCCTCCAGAACCCGACGGTGCAGATGCTCGAAGAGCGGATCGCGCTGTTGGAAGGCGCCGAAGCGTGCCGGACGATGGCATCGGGCATGGCGGCGATGACCGCGGCGTTGCTCTGCCAGCTCGAAGCGGGCGACCATCTGGTCGGCGGTCGCGCGGCGTTCGGATCGTGCCGCTGGCTGACCGACACGCTGCTCCCCAAGTTCGGCATCGAGACGACGGTGGTCGACGCGCGCGACGCGCAGCAGTTTCAGGACGCGATTCGGCCGAACACCAAGGTGTTCTTCTTCGAGACGCCGGCCAATCCAACGATGGACGTGGTTGATCTCGAAGCCGTGTGCGGCATCGCCAAGGCGCACGGCATCACCAGCGTGGTCGACAATGCGTTCGCCACCCCGGCGCTCCAGCGGCCGCTGAAATTCGGCGCCGATGTTGTCGCCTATTCAGCGACCAAGATGATGGACGGGCAGGGGCGCGTGCTCGCGGGTGCCGTGACCGGCACCGAGAGTTTCATCAACGACACGCTGCTTCCCTTCACGCGCAACACCGGGCCGACGCTGAGCCCGTTCAATGCCTGGGTGGTGCTCAAGGGGCTCGAGACGCTCGACCTGCGCATCCGCCGCCAGAGCGAGAATGCGCTGAAGGTCGGGCGCTTCCTCGAAGGCCGGGTGCCGCGGATCAACTTCCCGGCGCTGCCCAGCCACCCCCAGCACAATTTGTTCATGCGCCAGATGGGCGATGCCGGCCCGATCTTCTCGTTCGAAGTCGAGGGGCGGACCCAGGCGCACGGCCTGCTCGATGCGCTGCAACTGATCGACATCTCGAACAATATCGGCGACTCGCGCTCGCTGATGACGCACCCTTCGTCGACCACGCATTCGGGCGTGGCCGAGGACAAGCGGATCGAGATGGGGGTGACCGAGGGGATGCTGCGGCTCAATGTAGGGCTCGAGGATCCCGAGGACCTGATCGCCGATCTCGACCGGGCATTGGGGCAGGTCGGCTTGTGAGCGATGCGGTGATGAAGGCGCTGTTCACGGGCGAGGCCGAAACCCGCGGCATCGTGGTGCGCGTCTCCGTCTCCTATCTCCCCGAACAGTCCGAGCCGCAGCGCGGACGCTGGTTCTGGGCCTATCATATCCGCATCGAGAATAGCGGGCCGTTCACCGTGCAGCTGCTCACGCGGCACTGGGTGATCACCG is a genomic window containing:
- a CDS encoding trans-sulfuration enzyme family protein; protein product: MKRRTGQDRSVTRNWKPATQAIRGGTMRSEFGETSEALFLSSGYAYDCAGDAAARFAGEQEGMTYSRLQNPTVQMLEERIALLEGAEACRTMASGMAAMTAALLCQLEAGDHLVGGRAAFGSCRWLTDTLLPKFGIETTVVDARDAQQFQDAIRPNTKVFFFETPANPTMDVVDLEAVCGIAKAHGITSVVDNAFATPALQRPLKFGADVVAYSATKMMDGQGRVLAGAVTGTESFINDTLLPFTRNTGPTLSPFNAWVVLKGLETLDLRIRRQSENALKVGRFLEGRVPRINFPALPSHPQHNLFMRQMGDAGPIFSFEVEGRTQAHGLLDALQLIDISNNIGDSRSLMTHPSSTTHSGVAEDKRIEMGVTEGMLRLNVGLEDPEDLIADLDRALGQVGL
- a CDS encoding phospholipid carrier-dependent glycosyltransferase; translation: MLARLKALRTRPYLVALLLGLAAQTLFSVHIDRPSRIMFDEVHYVPAARALLDLEGPRNIEHPLLGKELIGAGIMIFGDNPIGWRAFTSLAGTATVLAAFAFVWLLLGSMRPALVAAALTALNQTLYIQARTAMLDVFLGAFLLWALVVMLWAMRGTPGQVKRRWTGAAVLLGLAVGTKWAAIPYVALAGLAFILLRLRDARLAKRPLLSALSGKGQPHWPGLATIPGLLLLGTVSIATYFLTFLPAFFYQQAPLTLAGLIPLQREMYALQTQVLQPHTYQSDWWSWPLMLRPIWYFYEWDQGAQRGVLLIGNPVIMWGGLLAVLACLWAWLRSRAIRPLAVALLWIASLAIYIVIPKSLGFYYYYHLSGLFLCLVVPVAFHHFDRGRDKGREEWFAFAALVAFVYFYPIIAASPLRDSQGFAYWMWFNSWR